The segment AAATAGATTTGAAATCGCGCAACAAATCGCCTACACGCACACCATTACGACTGATTTTATCTGTGTAAGTCGGACCAATACCTTTTCCGGTAGTACCAATCTTGCCTGCGCCTTTTGCTGCTTCGTAAGCCGCATCCAGGATACGATGAGTCGGCAGGATCAAATGAGCCTTCTTAGAGATATACAATTGCTTCGTAATATCATGTCCACTGGCAGCCAAAGCTTCTGCCTCTTCCTTAAACAATACCGGATCCAGTACAACACCATTACCAATCACGTTGATTTTTCCACCCTGGAAAATTCCGGAAGGAATAGAACGCAGCACATATTTTTCACCTTTGAACTCTAATGTATGTCCAGCATTAGGTCCGCCCTGAAAACGAGCGACCACATCGTATTTCGGAGTAAGAACGTCGACTACTTTACCTTTGCCTTCGTCACCCCATTGCAATCCTAATAAAACATCTACTTTCATTGCTTTTATTTATATAGGCCGTTAATATTTCAATTGTATGCGTGACAGGCTTGCCACTTCACATACAAGCCTCAACACAATTGACAAAGGTAGTGGTTTTATTGGAGAAACCGAACGATTCTCCCCACTTTTTTCCAGTCAAGCCAATTAGAACAAGTTGTAATTCGTCCTTAAAACCTTAAACTCTGTACGACGATTGATCTGATCCGCAATCTCCTGCTGTTCGGGAGTCAGTTTCAAGATAAAGTCTTCCGTCAAAACGTCTCCTTCCTTTAAGAAATCAAACTGTTTGGCCATCTTCTTATTGATCGTTTTCGGAACACTCTCTCCATATCCTTTAGCTTCCAGCCGATCAGGAGCGATTCCTCCGGCAATCAGATAATCGACAACTGACTGGGCACGCCGCTGGGCCAGCTTTTCATTATACTTGTCTGTACCTTTCCGGTCAGTATGTGCTCCTAATTCAATCGTCACATTCGGATTATCATTCAGCATCTTGATCATTTCATCCAAAGCCTTTTTCGATTCTGGACGCAAAGTTGCTTTATCAAAGTCATAGAAGATATTCTCAATAACAACAGGTTTGCTAATCGGTGAAAGGAAGAAATCAACAATATACGTTTCACTCTTTTCTTCCGGACTGGTGTGCAGTTCATAGTTCTGATTCAGGAAACCACGGGCACTGGCCATCATGACATATTTAATATCCCGTTCCAGTTCCACTTCATAAGTTCCATCCTTTTTAGTCTGCACCTTGGCATTCAGTCCGTCTTTGCCCACAATCCGAACCGTTGCATCTTCAATTGGATATTCGTCCACATCATTAACAATCCCTTCAATCCGGACTGTTATGGTTGGTTTTTCAAACGAATAAATATGATCAAACCCACGAGCATCGTTCCGGTTCGAACTGAAAAAGCCTTTCTCTTTATTTCCCTCAAACGTAATACCGAAATCATCACTTGAAGAATTGATCGGGAATCCTAAGTTCTCTACTTTCCAATGACCTGTACTATCTTGAGTTGCCTTAAACAAATCCAAACCGCCAGCTCCAGGATGACCGTTGGATGCAAAATATATAGTTACGGAATCACGTACATAAGGAAACATCTCATCGCCTGTTGTATTAATCTCCGGACCTAAGTTTTCCATAGGACCAAAATCACTTCCTGCGACACGAGCCCGATATAAATCTTTTCCTCCAAAGCCGCCCACTACATCCGACGTGAAGTAAAGATATTTTCCATCCGGAGAAATAGCCGGATGCCCTAAAGCCGTTACCGAATCTTTTACAATCGTCGTCCGTGAACCTTTTCCCCATTTGGCACTACTACGGGTAGAAACATATATTTCAGAAGTCCGGTCGCCTGTTTCATCCTGCGAACAATACGTATAATACATCGTATTTCCATCCGCAGAAAACGAAGGCGTTCCTTCATCAAACTCCGTGTTTACTTCGTCTTCCAGCTCTTCCGGATTCAACCAATTTCCATTTTCATCTTGTTTCACCAAATAGAAGTTGTTATTATACTGGCCGGTAATTGCACTCACCTTGGCTTCTTTATCTTTTGTCCGGGAAGAAGCAAAATACAATTGATCATATTTCTCACCGGTCAGCATAGGAGAAAATTCGCCCCGACGTGAATTAAATTTCTCCATACGGCGAACTTCATACCGGGTTGGATTCTTCTTCCATTCAGGAGCCAGCTGGCAACCTTCTATCCCATTAAACGCCAACTGGCTTTCGGGATTATACATTAAATAAGCGTCATATTGTTTAATGGCCTCCGTATAACGGCCCTTCCGCTGAAGCATCTGACCTAAACGCAGATTCAAGATAGAATCCGGATATTCATACCTCAAGGCATTCATATATCCGCTGATGGCTTTGTCCGTACTATTGATCAACCGATTACATTCAGCCATACGGAAAGCGATGTATCCACGCAAGTCACGTTTCTTAGGTGAAGTTTTCGTATAAACTTTACGGTAAATAGCTGCAGCTTCATAGTATTCTCCGATACGTTGCTTTTCTTCTGCATCACTTAATTTAGCAGTTTTGCAGGAGAAGAACACCGATGACAGAAAAATACCCAGCAAACCAATTAATATGTAGGATGTATGTTGATTCATTGCTTTGGACATCTCGGTAAATATCTTACTTATAACGTAAAATCCAGGATATTATTGCGGTAAGTCCGAATAATGTTTTCGTCCTCTCACATAAAACTGCCACAACAAACTGTATGATTTCAATTCCGGTATTTCTGATAGAATGGTCTTTTGCTGATTTTCCAGACGTTTAGGCTCAAACTTCGGGAGTAACTGATAAAATTCACGCCGCGCCTGATAAACTGCCCGGGCATTCGCAGCATGCCCCGTCAAGAAGAACTTAAGAGCCGCCAGATAATCCAACCAGAAACGCAAGCGCATCACCGGCTTCAAATCTTTTTCCGGCAGATTCTTATACAGCATCAGCAGATTATTCCGGAAATTCAGGAAAGTCTTTCGTGGACT is part of the Parabacteroides sp. AD58 genome and harbors:
- a CDS encoding OmpA family protein, whose translation is MNQHTSYILIGLLGIFLSSVFFSCKTAKLSDAEEKQRIGEYYEAAAIYRKVYTKTSPKKRDLRGYIAFRMAECNRLINSTDKAISGYMNALRYEYPDSILNLRLGQMLQRKGRYTEAIKQYDAYLMYNPESQLAFNGIEGCQLAPEWKKNPTRYEVRRMEKFNSRRGEFSPMLTGEKYDQLYFASSRTKDKEAKVSAITGQYNNNFYLVKQDENGNWLNPEELEDEVNTEFDEGTPSFSADGNTMYYTYCSQDETGDRTSEIYVSTRSSAKWGKGSRTTIVKDSVTALGHPAISPDGKYLYFTSDVVGGFGGKDLYRARVAGSDFGPMENLGPEINTTGDEMFPYVRDSVTIYFASNGHPGAGGLDLFKATQDSTGHWKVENLGFPINSSSDDFGITFEGNKEKGFFSSNRNDARGFDHIYSFEKPTITVRIEGIVNDVDEYPIEDATVRIVGKDGLNAKVQTKKDGTYEVELERDIKYVMMASARGFLNQNYELHTSPEEKSETYIVDFFLSPISKPVVIENIFYDFDKATLRPESKKALDEMIKMLNDNPNVTIELGAHTDRKGTDKYNEKLAQRRAQSVVDYLIAGGIAPDRLEAKGYGESVPKTINKKMAKQFDFLKEGDVLTEDFILKLTPEQQEIADQINRRTEFKVLRTNYNLF